A region of the Deltaproteobacteria bacterium genome:
TTTTAACAGAAGAGGAGATATGGAAGGTAATACTCTTCCTTTATGACTATACGGGTTATGTGCCGAGGAGTTGGGAAAAACATTAAAGACAGGTGATAGGTGATAGGCAATGGGCGATAGGTAATGCCCTAAAACCCCTTATAGCCTATAGCCCATTGCCTAGTGCCTAATTAAGATTAGAGAGGATTATAGAAAATGAAAGTTAAAAATATTGCACTACTTATACTGTTTGCCCTTTTCATTTCCTCTGCCGCCTTTGCAGCAGGTGATAAAGAAAATGGCAAGAAGATATATGAAAAAAAGTGCATCTGGTGCCACGGCAAAGATGGTGCAGGCAATGGTCCTGCTGCTGCCTTCCTAAATCCGCCTCCAAGGGATTTTACATCAGGTCTTTATAAATTCAAAACAACACCGTTTGATGAAATCCTTCCAAATGATGAGGATATATTCAGGATGATTGCAGACGGTATGCCTGACAGTTCAATGCCGGGATGGAAGGATATACTCAAAGAAAAAGAGATGTGGGACATCATTGCATACATAAAAACATTTGCAGGACTTGAAGGGAAACCAGCAAAGCAGATAGATTTTTCAAAGCAGGTTAAATCCTCAAAGGAAAGTATTGAAAGGGGCAAGAAATTATTTATAGACAGATGTGCAGAGTGTCATGGCGAAGAGGGCAGGGGAGATGGAGGGAAGAAATTAAAGGATGACTGGGATGCAAGGACATGGCCCAGAAACCTTACAAAGCCGTGGTCATTCAGGGTTAATAATGACCCCAAAAATATATTTGCCCGAATTACAACAGGTATACCCGGGACACAGATGCCGTCATTTGCAGACCCTGCAAGTAAGAAAAAACTTTCAGATGAAGAGAGATGGGATGTAGCAAACTATGCTGCCTCTCTGGCAGATGCTTCAAAGACAATAAAAGAAGGCAGTACAGTTGTTAAGGCAAAAAGGGTATCAGGCAGTTTGCCTGAAAAGGCTGATGACCCAAAATGGCAGGAGGCAGAGCCAACTAACTTTTATCTTATCTCACAGATTATAGGTAAGGAGAGGTTTTTTATGCCTTCTAATAACAGTATAAGGACAAGGGCATTTTATAATGATAAAGAGATCGCAATACTTCTTGAATGGGATGACAGGACAAAAAGTATTCCTGGTGATGAAAAGGCATTAGAGGTATCTCTTGATGGACAGGTATTTGAAGACAGTGTTTCTGTCCAGTTCCCTGTTACAATACCAGAGGAGATGGAAAAGCCTTATTTTGGTATGGGTGATGCTTCAAAGCCTGTGAATATCTGGCAGTGGAAGAGTGAGAAAAAAGATGCGCAGCAGACTGTAAGGCTGTTAAATGCCACTGGTTTTGAAAAGATAGAGGCAAGGGATGCAGGCAAGGCTGGTTTAAAGGCACAAGGTGTATATAATAAAGGCACATGGCGTGTTGTGATGAAGAGGTCTCTTGCAGGAGGAGAAAAGGGTAGGGACATACAGTTTGTAGAAGGTAAATTTATCCCGCTTGCATTTGCTGTATGGGACGGCACAAATGGAGAAAAGGGTTCAAAACACACAATGACAACATGGTACTGGTTATTCCTTAAGCCAGAGGCAGGTATATATGTGTATGCAATGCCTGCGTTTGTTGCTTTTTTTGTGTTGGGTATATGCATACTACTTGCCAGAAGCAGCCGTAGAAAAGGGTAAAAATCTATGAGTGACCCCAAAAAATACCTTGACCTCAAATTTATAAAAATAGTATCATTATAGATAATCTGAGACCTTTGAAAAATGACGAATTTGCGAGTTTTTCAAAGGTCTCAATATGTAATTTCAGGGGGGAATTTAAATATGAAAAACATAAGCAGACTGATATTAGTATTTATAGTAACATTTGTATTTACAGATATTGCATATTCTGGGGATAAAAGGGTAGCAAGTCTTTCAAGGGAAGATGCACATAAAAAGGCAATCACACATCAGACAAGAGGCAATGCCTTTGAAGATGAAGGTAAATTCAATGATGCAATAACAGAATATAAAGAGTCTTTAAAATATAGCCCTGATGATGTTAATACACTTTTTAACCTTGGTGTGGTCTACTTAAAGGCAAATAAGGCTAATGAGGCTGTAACAGCATTTGAAAGGATTGTCAAACTTGCTCCAAAAGATACAGAGGCATACAATCTTTTAGGTATTGCTTACAAGGGAAGCGGTAATGAAATAGGTGCCAAAAAGGCATGGGAAAAATCCCTTGCAATAGACCCGAATCAGGCACAGGTGAAAAAGATGATGCAGGATAGTGTGCAGAGCCAGCAGTAAAATCAAAGTGTGTTTTAGTTAAATAAATTATCCCCATAGCCGGCCAACTGGTTATGGGTATTTTTTTGTAACATACAAAGCGTCATAACTGTGCATACCTAAGTTGCTCATCAGCGTTGTGTATAATAAAAAAGAAGGATAGATTATGTTAGACGACTTAAAACCAGAAAAAGTCAACTGGCGGCATTATTTTGGCGGTCTGTCATTTATAATGCTCATGCTCCAGTTGATAAGCGGCATCTTTCTTATATTCTTTTATGAGCCATCCCTAAGTGATGCCTATAAAACAATTCAAAAAATATCAAATAAGGTTTATGGCGGAGGGCTGCTCCGCAATCTCCACAGATGGATACCTGCTCTCTTATTTATTGTAGTAACAGTACATACAACAAGATGTTTTATCAGAAAGGACTTTTCAAACCAGCAGAAGCGGGTTTTATGGATGACGGGCGTTTTACTCCTACTCCCCATTTTTCTTCTTGTAGCCACAGGACTGATACTGCCGTGGGAATGGAAAGGCTATTGGTTTATGGAGATGGTTACGAACTACTTTGCAACTGTTCCAGTAATAGGCAGTGTGTTGAAAACATTTTTTATGGATACATACACCATCCCAAGATACTATGCGCTGCATATACTTGTATTTCCGCTGATTACATTTATCCTTGTTGATTATCATCTGCTTGCCAAGTTAAGAAAAAGAGGGATATTCAAATATCTTTTGAGACATATAATAATTGTCATTCCATTCCTGCTCATTTTGTTTTATCTTGCCATAACAATACAGATTCCCTCAAATGACCCAATAGATGTGCCGCTGCCGCTGGAGGGGGCTGGCATTATTGCGCCCGAATGGTATTTTCTGATAATGCTCCTCCCATTTATGTATATCAAAAGCAGTTTCTGGCTCTTTATCATTGCCATATTTGCGCCGCTCGTTGTGCTTTTTGCTATTGCATTTATGCCGTATTATTTAAAGGGTAAGGAAGAAGATAACGAAGAAGAATCAAATAAAGAGAAGCACCCTCATCACAGGGCAACAGGTATAAGACTTTTGTGGCATAAAATTATGAGGGATAGTTATTGGAAAAAGATTGCAGCAGGTGTTGTTGTTACTGTGATAACATTTATAGTTATTGGTTTGCTTTATCTTGGGAGTTGGAATTCCCCGACACTTGGCTGTAATTCCTGCCATAATATATCAAAGGGTCAGAGAATCGGCATACCTCCTGATTTTTTTAAAGACCGCTCAAAACTCCCGCTGTTAGATGATAATGAATGGATGCTCAGGCATTGGTATTATCCAAACGAGGTTTGGTAGTATGGCAAAACATAAGGTTATATTTGCAGCAGCGTTTGCTGTCATTGTTTTTGTTGGCTCGTATCTGTTTTTTTTAGAAGATGATAAGAAGGGTGTAGTTGTTTTTGTTGAGGCATATATAAATGCAGTAAAAAATGAGGATTTTAAAACTGCTTATAATCTGAATGCTGCATCTCAAAAGAGGAGTTTATTTGTGCTTAAAGGCACTGACTCAAATAAAGATGAGATACTAAAACAGATATACGAGGAGCAGAAGACAATATTTGTTTCTGTTCAAAACAGGTTTGTTCCCAATGCACTCTGGACAGAAAAGGCGCTTTTTATCAAAGGTATGAAATACAAGATAAATAAGGTTACAATGGGACTTGATGTTGATAACCCCACTGCATTTTATAGAAAACGGATAAATGCTGCTGCTGACATAGAGGCTGAATATAATAACAAAGAGACTGCACCTGTTTTTGAGGGCGGCAGTATTAAAAAAACAGACATGATTGTAAAGATGGTGCATAGTAAGAATATTGGTAAGACACTGAAATCTATGAGCGGTATTGAAGATGATAAGTGGCTTTTTAAAGGTGTTGCAATAAAATATGGTAGTATTGTATATTGGTAAAACTTCTTCTCAAACAATAAAATAGGAGGGTAATAGATTATGGGACTAAAAGATTTTTTGTTTACATCAGAATCAGTTACAGAAGGGCACCCTGACAAGGTTGCCGACCAGATTTCTGATTCAGTGCTTGATGCCTTATTAAAAGAAGACCCAAAAAGCAGGGTTGCATGCGAAACCCTTGTTACAACAGGACTTGCGCTTATAGCAGGCGAGATAACAACAACTGCAAGGGTTGACTATCCACAGGTAGTCAGGAATACAATACGGGAGATAGGTTATACAGATGCAGGAGCAGGTTTTGATGCAGACACCTGCGCTGTCATGGTAACACTTGACAGACAGTCCCCTGATATCTCAATGGGTGTTGATGCTGGTGAGAGTAAAGAGCAGGGCGCAGGGGACCAGGGGCTTATGTTTGGTTACGCCTGCAACCACACACCTGAACTTATGCCTATGCCAATACTCTATGCCCATAAACTTACTCATCGTCTTGCAGAGACTAGAAAGAAGGGGATATTAAAATTTCTAAGACCTGACGGTAAGTCTCAGGTTACAATACAGTATGAAAATAACAGACCAAAGATGGTTGATACAGTTGTTATCTCAACCCAGCATACACCGGATGTGGACAATAAGACGATAAGAGAGGCTGTTATAGAAGAGGTCATAAAAAAGGTCATCTCATCAGAGTTTATTGATAAAAATACAAAATATCACATAAACCCTACAGGGAGGTTTGTTGTCGGTGGTCCACAGGGCGACTGCGGTCTGACAGGCAGAAAAATCATTGTTGACACAGTGTGAGGTGCAGGTGGCATATGCAATAGGTGTTGCAGAGCCTGTCTCAATGATGGTTGATACATTTGGTACGGAAAAGGTTGACCCTCAAAAGATAGTAAAGGCTGTGCGGGAAAACTTCAAAATGAAGCCGGCAGATATTATAAAGACGCTTGATTTATTAAGACCGATATACAGAAAGACCGCTGCATACGGACACTTTGGCAGAAATGAACCTGAGTTTACATGGGAAAGGACAGATAAGGCAGAGGCATTGAAAAATAGTGTAAAATGAAAAAATAAAAAATAAAAATTACAAATTAAAATATAAAAATAAAGCACCTTCCTGCCTGTCCCGTCTGGACGGCAGACAGGAATTTTGACTTTTGATTTTTAACTTTTAAATTTATTCTGGGAGGCTTAATGAATCATCATGTAAAAGACATTAGTTTGGCAAAGAAAGGTAAACTGCGGATTGAATGGGCTGAAAAGGACATGCCGGTTTTGAGGCTCATAAAAAAGAGGTTTGAAAAGGAAAAGCCGTTAAAAGGCGTAAGGCTTGGGACTTGCCTTCATGTTACAACAGAGACTGCAAACCTTGCAATTACATTAAAGGCAGGCGGCGCTGATGTTTATCTGTGCGCATCAAACCCGCTTTCAACGCAGGATGATGTTGCAGCATCGCTTGTCAAGGATTTTAATATACCCACATTTGCAATAAAGGGCGAGGACAATAAGACATACTACAGCCATATAAATGCAGTCCTTGATAAAAAGCCGAATATCACAATGGATGACGGCGCTGATTTGGTTGCAGCAATCCACGGCGAGAGAAAGGATTTAATAAAAAATATTTTAGGCTCTACAGAGGAAACAACAACAGGCGTGATAAGATTAAAAAGCATGGCAGCCAACAAGGTCTTGATGTTCCCTGTCATTGCAGTGAATGATGCACAGACAAAGCACTTTTTTGACAACAGATACGGCACAGGACAGTCAACAATAGACGGCATTATAAGGGCTACAAATAAACTCCTTGCAGGCTCAGTATTTGTTATATGCGGCTACGGCTGGTGCGGCAAAGGTCTTGCAATGCGCGCAAAAGGCATGGGCGCTGATGTTGTTGTTACAGAGATAGACCCGATAAAAGGCATAGAGGCTGTAATGGACGGCTTCAGGGTAATGCCTGTTGCTGATGCGGCAAAGATAGGAGATGTATTCTGCACAGTAACAGGAAATTTGAATGTAATAAGAAAAGAGCATTTTAAGAATATGAAAGACGGCGCAATAGTCTCAAATTCAGGGCATTTCAATGTTGAACTTGATATTGACGGCTTAAAATCAATAAGCAAGGGAAGAAGGATTGTCAGGGATTTTGTTGAAGAGTATCGTCTGAAAAATGGCAAGAGGGTATTTCTGCTTGCTGACGGAAGGCTTGTAAACCTTGCATCAGCAGAGGGTCATCCGCCGAGTGTTATGGACATGAGTTTTGCAAATCAGGCGCTTGCAGCAGAATACCTTGTTAAAAATTACAAGAAACTTGATAAAAAGGTCTATGTTGTGCCGCAGAATATAGACAAAGAGATCGCAAGGCTGAAACTCGCATCAATGGGGCAAAAGATAGATGTATTGACTTCAGAACAGAAAAAATACCTCGCATCATGGGAAATGGGGACATAGAATATATATCAAAGATAAAAGATTAAAAATCAAAATGATAAATTAAAATTTAAAAATATAAAATACCTTAACTTTGACTTTTGCTATTTGATTTTTGAATTTATAGGTGGTTTTGATATGTCTTTACTGGTATTATCTAATTCGCTGCAGTCTTATATCGTTCAGATAAACAGATTCCCTCTGCTTTCAAAGGACGAGGAATTTGAACTCGCTGTCAGGTTAAATCAATACAATGACCTTGATGCAGCGCATAAACTTATAACAGCAAACCTGAGGTTTGTTGTAAAGGTTGCGATGGAATACAGGAACTATGGCTGCAGGCTTGCTGACATTGTTCAAGAAGGCAACATAGGTCTTATGAAGGCTGTAAAGAGGTTTGACTATCATAAAGGTATCAGGCTTATTACATATGCTGTCTGGTGGATAAG
Encoded here:
- a CDS encoding c-type cytochrome; the protein is MKVKNIALLILFALFISSAAFAAGDKENGKKIYEKKCIWCHGKDGAGNGPAAAFLNPPPRDFTSGLYKFKTTPFDEILPNDEDIFRMIADGMPDSSMPGWKDILKEKEMWDIIAYIKTFAGLEGKPAKQIDFSKQVKSSKESIERGKKLFIDRCAECHGEEGRGDGGKKLKDDWDARTWPRNLTKPWSFRVNNDPKNIFARITTGIPGTQMPSFADPASKKKLSDEERWDVANYAASLADASKTIKEGSTVVKAKRVSGSLPEKADDPKWQEAEPTNFYLISQIIGKERFFMPSNNSIRTRAFYNDKEIAILLEWDDRTKSIPGDEKALEVSLDGQVFEDSVSVQFPVTIPEEMEKPYFGMGDASKPVNIWQWKSEKKDAQQTVRLLNATGFEKIEARDAGKAGLKAQGVYNKGTWRVVMKRSLAGGEKGRDIQFVEGKFIPLAFAVWDGTNGEKGSKHTMTTWYWLFLKPEAGIYVYAMPAFVAFFVLGICILLARSSRRKG
- a CDS encoding tetratricopeptide repeat protein, which encodes MKNISRLILVFIVTFVFTDIAYSGDKRVASLSREDAHKKAITHQTRGNAFEDEGKFNDAITEYKESLKYSPDDVNTLFNLGVVYLKANKANEAVTAFERIVKLAPKDTEAYNLLGIAYKGSGNEIGAKKAWEKSLAIDPNQAQVKKMMQDSVQSQQ
- a CDS encoding cytochrome b N-terminal domain-containing protein is translated as MLDDLKPEKVNWRHYFGGLSFIMLMLQLISGIFLIFFYEPSLSDAYKTIQKISNKVYGGGLLRNLHRWIPALLFIVVTVHTTRCFIRKDFSNQQKRVLWMTGVLLLLPIFLLVATGLILPWEWKGYWFMEMVTNYFATVPVIGSVLKTFFMDTYTIPRYYALHILVFPLITFILVDYHLLAKLRKRGIFKYLLRHIIIVIPFLLILFYLAITIQIPSNDPIDVPLPLEGAGIIAPEWYFLIMLLPFMYIKSSFWLFIIAIFAPLVVLFAIAFMPYYLKGKEEDNEEESNKEKHPHHRATGIRLLWHKIMRDSYWKKIAAGVVVTVITFIVIGLLYLGSWNSPTLGCNSCHNISKGQRIGIPPDFFKDRSKLPLLDDNEWMLRHWYYPNEVW
- a CDS encoding adenosylhomocysteinase; its protein translation is MNHHVKDISLAKKGKLRIEWAEKDMPVLRLIKKRFEKEKPLKGVRLGTCLHVTTETANLAITLKAGGADVYLCASNPLSTQDDVAASLVKDFNIPTFAIKGEDNKTYYSHINAVLDKKPNITMDDGADLVAAIHGERKDLIKNILGSTEETTTGVIRLKSMAANKVLMFPVIAVNDAQTKHFFDNRYGTGQSTIDGIIRATNKLLAGSVFVICGYGWCGKGLAMRAKGMGADVVVTEIDPIKGIEAVMDGFRVMPVADAAKIGDVFCTVTGNLNVIRKEHFKNMKDGAIVSNSGHFNVELDIDGLKSISKGRRIVRDFVEEYRLKNGKRVFLLADGRLVNLASAEGHPPSVMDMSFANQALAAEYLVKNYKKLDKKVYVVPQNIDKEIARLKLASMGQKIDVLTSEQKKYLASWEMGT